The Candidatus Syntrophosphaera sp. genome has a window encoding:
- a CDS encoding DUF3987 domain-containing protein, which produces MIINKNQPLSRFEESGGGSGSGPGSGTGKTESPGGLEPAQASPDHSGSSELLELFGKQSSVPLDSKRLPGWLQDYLMITTRYTDARPGLLLTAFLPFCAVNLGNRVFMTNNGLPIYPNIWSCLIGRSSISRKTTALRFAERSIREYEESLENGPLAEYERKTLVMNGITVAKLFRYLAENPCRLFLHQELAAWLGEMNKHYNQNYRHEVTKLFDGVNTTFTNLERTDRVRKPALSVAGATTEGWLYKNLRDGPDQLSGFLQRMIYYVVKNISLDEIDLIYRDDGDLDDGLAFFENNLFRFWRDIPGCFQLRLSDQAREFRNAEYEKIYHHYFKKDNEALMSYFSRIYDGYWFKFCILFTLMWKSEEFSTALSRGNCADFFARERVELSAATQAMYLCGFYMENTRPFLAIMEEEDKLAGERRLLDLLINKYGGSAGHTQLMNGAHMKKREFMDIIENLIERGAVRVETQKTRNHPSAKLYVVAPVLMESFSTFRSEE; this is translated from the coding sequence TTGATAATTAACAAAAACCAGCCTCTGTCCCGCTTCGAGGAAAGCGGCGGGGGCTCCGGGTCCGGGCCGGGATCCGGAACCGGAAAGACCGAATCTCCCGGAGGCCTGGAACCGGCCCAGGCTTCCCCGGACCACAGTGGATCCAGTGAATTGCTCGAGCTCTTCGGCAAACAGAGCTCCGTGCCCCTGGATTCCAAACGGCTGCCCGGCTGGCTGCAGGACTACCTGATGATCACCACCAGGTACACCGACGCCCGCCCCGGGCTCTTGCTAACCGCGTTTCTGCCTTTCTGCGCGGTCAATCTGGGCAACCGCGTCTTCATGACCAACAACGGCCTGCCCATCTATCCCAACATCTGGAGCTGCCTGATCGGCAGAAGCAGCATCAGCCGCAAGACCACGGCCCTGCGCTTCGCCGAACGCAGCATCCGCGAATATGAGGAAAGCCTGGAGAACGGCCCCCTGGCGGAATACGAGCGCAAAACCCTCGTCATGAACGGGATCACGGTCGCCAAACTCTTCCGCTACCTGGCCGAAAACCCCTGCCGCCTCTTCCTCCATCAGGAACTGGCCGCCTGGCTCGGAGAGATGAACAAGCACTACAACCAGAACTACCGTCACGAGGTCACAAAGCTCTTTGACGGGGTAAACACCACCTTCACGAACCTGGAGCGCACGGACCGCGTCCGCAAGCCCGCTCTCTCCGTCGCCGGAGCCACCACCGAAGGCTGGCTCTACAAAAACCTCCGCGACGGCCCGGACCAGCTCAGCGGATTCCTCCAGCGCATGATCTACTACGTCGTCAAAAACATCAGCCTGGACGAGATCGACCTCATCTACCGCGATGACGGCGACCTCGATGATGGGCTCGCCTTCTTCGAAAACAACCTCTTCCGCTTCTGGCGCGACATTCCCGGCTGTTTCCAGCTCCGCCTCTCAGACCAGGCCAGGGAATTCCGCAACGCCGAATATGAGAAGATCTACCACCACTACTTCAAAAAAGACAACGAAGCCCTGATGAGCTATTTCTCGCGCATCTACGACGGCTACTGGTTCAAATTCTGCATCCTCTTCACCCTGATGTGGAAGTCCGAGGAGTTTTCCACTGCCCTCAGCCGCGGAAACTGCGCGGATTTCTTCGCCAGGGAGCGCGTGGAACTCTCCGCCGCCACCCAGGCCATGTACCTTTGCGGGTTCTACATGGAAAACACCCGACCCTTCCTCGCCATCATGGAAGAAGAGGACAAACTGGCCGGCGAACGCAGGCTCCTCGACCTCCTGATCAACAAATACGGAGGAAGCGCCGGGCACACCCAGCTCATGAACGGCGCCCACATGAAGAAACGCGAGTTCATGGACATCATCGAAAACCTCATCGAACGCGGCGCCGTGAGGGTGGAGACCCAGAAAACCCGCAACCATCCAAGCGCGAAGCTCTACGTGGTCGCGCCCGTGTTGATGGAGTCATTCAGTACCTTCAGATCAGAAGAGTAA